In Balaenoptera acutorostrata chromosome 19, mBalAcu1.1, whole genome shotgun sequence, the following proteins share a genomic window:
- the LOC103008285 gene encoding THO complex subunit 7 homolog codes for MAAVTDDEVIRKRLLIDGNGAGDDRRINLLVKSFIKWCNSGSQEEGYSQYQRMLSTLSQCEFSMRKTLLVYDMNLREMENYEKIYKEIECSIAGAHEKIAECKKQILQAKRIRKNRQEYDALAKVIQRHPDRHETLKELEALGKELEHLSHIKESVEDKLELRRKQFHVLLSTIHELQQTLENGEKLSEVEEAQETSMETDPKP; via the coding sequence ATGGCAGCCGTGACTGACGACGAAGTCATACGGAAGCGTCTCCTAATTGATGGAAATGGCGCTGGAGATGATCGGAGAATTAATCTACTAGtgaaaagtttcattaaatgGTGCAACTCTGGATCCCAGGAAGAGGGATACAGCCAGTACCAACGTATGCTGAGCACACTGTCCCAATGTGAATTTTCAATGCGCAAAACTTTGCTGGTGTATGATATGAatctcagagaaatggaaaattatgaaaaaatttacaaagaaatagAATGTAGCATTGCTGGAGCACATGAAAAAATTGCTGAGTGCAAAAAGCAAATTCTTCAAGCAAAACGAATACGAAAAAATCGCCAAGAATATGATGCATTGGCAAAAGTGATCCAGCGTCATCCAGACAGGCATGAGACGTTAAAGGAACTAGAGGCTCTGGGAAAAGAATTAGAGCATCTTTCACATATTAAAGAAAGTGTTGAAGATAAGCTAGAATTGAGAAGGAAACAGTTTCATGTTCTTCTTAGTACCATCCATGAACTTCAGCAAACACTGGAAAATGGTGAAAAGCTCTCAGAGGTAGAAGAAGCTCAAGAAACAAGCATGGAAACTGATCCTAAACCATAG